The Maridesulfovibrio sp. genomic sequence GGACTTCATTCCACCGGTCCCCTCAAGGTTCACTTCGGAGCCGGTAACGATAGTGCTGAAGACTATTACTATATCTCCATCGGCAGCTCCACTGCTTCCTCTCTTGGTGTACAGACTTCTGTCTCCACCCAGCAATTGGCTCAGGAAGCTCTGGATAAGCTCAATGAGGCTATTATTTCCAAGGATAAGATTCGTGCGAATCTCGGTGCCATGCAGAACAGGCTGGAAAATACCATTACCAACCTCTCTATTCAGGCAGAAAATGTTCAGGCTGCAGAATCACGCATCTCTGATGTGGACGTAGCAACTGAAATGACCGAATTCGTACGTAACCAGATTCTCACCCAGTCCGCGGTAGCTATGCTCTCGCAGGCTAACTCACTGCCGAAGATGGCAATGCAGCTCATCGGCGGTTAAAACCGCTTGAGATAATCGGGTTAAGATTAAGGACTGTGGAGGCGATTGATCACCGCCTCCCAGTCCTTGAACTGATTTCAGGCAATTGAATAAAGTACTATCTGCTTTGTAACGTGAACTGCTGGCGAGTGTTAAAGGTTGCAACACCAACATAAATGGCGCGCTACAAAAAAAAGCTGAAACTCACGTATATCAGTATACGTAACGTTCCAGCCTTTTGTTTGACCTTATACTCAGGCTCTACTCGGTTTCCTGAGGTTTGATGATTTAAGGTAGGTAGAAAATATTAAGAGGCGTCATTCTCGTTTTCAGTAAGATATTCCAAAGCCTTGGCCGCAGCAGTCTGCTCGGCTTTCTTTAAGCTTGATCCTTCTGAATCAAATGATTTCCCGTCCGGGAGATTCAGATCCACCATAAATATTTTTTCATGTTCCGGACCTTTGGTTCCGGTCAATACGTAAGTCGGGCGTTCCTTAAATCTGGCCTGAGTTACTTCCTGCAGCTTGCTCTTGAAGTCTTTGGAACTTTCGATCTTGAATGATTCTGGCCATTTGTCATCGAATATACGCATGATGAAGTCCCGTGCTTCAGCGTATCCGCCGTCCAAAAAGACTGCCCCGATAACACCTTCCATGGCGTCTGCCAGCAGGGAAGAGCGGGTTCTGCCTCCCTGAGCCTCCTCACCTTTGCCCAGCTTTAAAAATTCATTTAACCCCAGTTCCCGCGCAATGGCGGCGAGGCTTTTTTCTTTGACCAGCTTTGATCTGATCTTGGTCAGCTGGCCTTCGTGGGCATCTCTGAACCTTTTGTAGAGCTCCTCAGTCACACAAAGTTCAAGCACTGCGTCTCCCAGAAACTCCAGTCTTTCATTATCTTCAACAGGTTCAGGCTGCTCATTTGCCCATGAACTGTGAGTCAATGCTGTTGCTAAATGCTTGACTTGAGAAAATCGATAGTGGATACCTTGCTGGAGGCGAGAAAAATCTTCTACCATACAAACCTGCTTTAATTTATATTAACGAATGTACTCATATTCATGTTTAAAGGCCTTGTTTGAGCCTGAATCAATTGCCGTAATCGGAATTACTGCCGACCCTCAGGATAAGGCCAGCATAATAATCGCCAACCTCCTCTCCTCTGGATATAAGGGAAAAATCTTCCCCGTCAATGGAGAAGGGGCCGGAGTTCACGGTCTGGAGGCGGTTTCTTCCGTGTCCGGATTGCCCCGGAGCACTGATCTGGCTTTGATCTGCATACCGCCGGCTGAAGCCATAACAGCAGTGGAGGAACTGGCGGAAGTGCCGGTTCGGGCTGTTGTTGTGACCAGTGCCGGTTTTGGTGAAACCGGACGCGAAGGTTACCGTCTGGAGCGTGACTTGGCAAGGGCGGCCAAGACTCATGACATGATTATTCTCGGTCCTAACTGTATGGGGCTTATGAATTCCACCATCGGTATGAATGCGAGCCTTAATCCTGACTTCACCCTTAAAGGAAATATAGCTTTTCTATCTCAATCCGGGGCCATGTGCAGTACTGCGCTTGACTGGGCAAACAGCGAAGGAGTCGGTTTCTCCAAGTTTATAAGTCTCGGCAATAAGGCTGTGTTGGGTGAATCCACTATGTTCAATTATCTCGCTGATGACGAAGACACAAAGGTTATTGTCGGTTATTGCGAAACACTCAAAGACGGTCAGGATTTTCTGCGTACGGCTTATGATACAACGTTCAAAAAACCGCTTATCCTGCTACGGGCCGGTGAAACCCCGTCCGGCGCAAGGGCTGCATCCGCTCATGCCGGTGCTTTGACCGGTGCTACATCCGCTTACAATGCCGCTTTCCGGCAGACCGGAGTCATGCAGGCCGTTGATGTGGAAGATATGTTCAACCTTGCCCACGCCTTTTCCTGCCAGCCGCTGCCGAGCGGTTCCAATGTGGCGATTATCACCAATTCCGGCGGTCCGGGAATTCTCGCCACTGATATGTGCGAAAAGGGTTCCCTTAATATTTCTCGCCCTTCTTCTGCCACTCTGGCAAAGATGAAGGAAGTGCTGCCTCCGTACGCATCGCTCTACAATCCTATTG encodes the following:
- the rnc gene encoding ribonuclease III — its product is MVEDFSRLQQGIHYRFSQVKHLATALTHSSWANEQPEPVEDNERLEFLGDAVLELCVTEELYKRFRDAHEGQLTKIRSKLVKEKSLAAIARELGLNEFLKLGKGEEAQGGRTRSSLLADAMEGVIGAVFLDGGYAEARDFIMRIFDDKWPESFKIESSKDFKSKLQEVTQARFKERPTYVLTGTKGPEHEKIFMVDLNLPDGKSFDSEGSSLKKAEQTAAAKALEYLTENENDAS